The Xanthomonas indica genome has a segment encoding these proteins:
- the treS gene encoding maltose alpha-D-glucosyltransferase has protein sequence MNVAAPSSPQLEPRAPAGDARWYKDAIIYQVHVKSFFDSNDDGIGDFPGLISKLDYIADLGVDTIWLLPFYPSPRRDDGYDIAEYMAVHPDYGSIADFQRFVEQAHARGIRIVTELVINHTSDQHPWFQRARMAPAGSPERAFYVWSDSDQDYAGTRIIFCDTEKSNWTWDPEAGQYFWHRFYSHQPDLNFDNPAVLEAVLEVMRFWLDLGVDGLRLDAVPYLIERDGTSNENLPETHAILRRIRATLDAEYPDRMLLAEANMWPEDTQQYFGENADECHMAFHFPLMPRMYMAIAREDRFPITDIMRQTPEIPESCQWAIFLRNHDELTLEMVTDSERDYLWQTYAADRRARINLGIRRRLAPLLERDRRRIELMTSLLLSMPGTPVLYYGDEIGMGDNIHLGDRDGVRTPMQWSIDRNGGFSRADPAALVLPPIMDPLYGFQAVNVEAQQRDQYSLLTWTRRILSVRKRYRAFGRGTLRFLYPGNRRLLAYLRCHEDETVLCVANLSHTLQAVELDLSEFEGRVPVDILGGGSFPPIGRLTYLLTVPAFGFYAFQLVGNATLPDWHVPAPVPLPDYQTLVLRSTVDSAGLQAHLPTLERDILPAWLTTRRWFAAKDRALRSVRIARRTPLSGGDGLTLLEIEAELDDGAHERYILPLGIVWEREQPSVLAEQLALARVRHGREVGYLTDAFALKPFTLSMLAALRDKAELRVDGEAGAEATAERIRFCPTPALQRVDIPTDPEIRWLSAEQSNSSLIVGDAAVFKLLRRVSAGINPEIEIGERLTALGYANAAPLLGHVARVEADGSETTLALLQGFVRNQGDAWRWTLDHLSRGAEEYDAAQDDAARLESVAGYDAFAALVGRRLAELHAVLAQPTDAPAFAPQPVDAAAAQQVVDGVVHEVQAMWDTLLAHRDANDDPAEHAAMDSLLAERARLDAWLQQAPSLLSGALLTRVHGDFHLGQILVAFDDVVLIDFEGEPAKSLDERRAKASPLHDVAGFLRSLDYASEVSARGEEGTAARVGAGLDTAQEAFLAAFRSRASAAFLAAYRGVLDASPHPWVAPAAFEATTLLFLIEKACYEIRYEAANRPAWIMVPIQGLLRILDRFPAPQESIR, from the coding sequence ATGAATGTTGCCGCGCCGTCGTCCCCCCAACTCGAGCCGCGCGCACCGGCCGGCGATGCGCGCTGGTACAAGGACGCGATCATCTACCAGGTGCACGTCAAGTCGTTCTTCGACTCCAACGACGACGGCATCGGCGACTTTCCCGGGCTGATCTCCAAGCTCGACTACATCGCCGACCTGGGCGTGGACACGATCTGGCTGCTGCCGTTCTACCCCAGCCCGCGCCGCGACGACGGCTACGACATCGCCGAGTACATGGCGGTGCATCCTGACTACGGCAGCATCGCCGACTTCCAGCGCTTCGTGGAGCAGGCGCACGCGCGCGGCATCCGCATCGTCACCGAACTGGTGATCAACCACACCTCCGACCAGCATCCGTGGTTCCAGCGGGCGCGCATGGCCCCGGCCGGCTCGCCGGAACGCGCGTTCTACGTGTGGTCGGACAGCGACCAGGACTACGCCGGCACCCGCATCATCTTCTGCGACACCGAGAAGTCCAACTGGACCTGGGATCCGGAGGCCGGCCAATACTTCTGGCACCGCTTCTACTCGCACCAGCCGGACCTGAACTTCGACAACCCGGCGGTGCTGGAAGCGGTGCTGGAAGTGATGCGCTTCTGGCTGGACCTGGGCGTCGACGGCCTGCGCCTGGACGCGGTGCCGTACCTGATCGAACGCGACGGTACTTCCAACGAGAATCTGCCCGAGACCCACGCCATCCTGCGCCGCATCCGCGCTACGCTCGATGCCGAATACCCCGACCGCATGCTGCTGGCCGAGGCCAACATGTGGCCCGAAGACACCCAGCAGTACTTTGGCGAGAACGCCGACGAATGCCACATGGCGTTCCACTTCCCGCTGATGCCGCGCATGTACATGGCGATCGCGCGCGAGGACCGGTTCCCGATCACCGACATCATGCGCCAGACCCCGGAGATCCCGGAGAGCTGCCAGTGGGCGATCTTCCTGCGCAACCACGACGAGCTGACCCTGGAGATGGTCACCGACTCCGAGCGCGACTACCTGTGGCAGACCTATGCCGCCGATCGCCGCGCGCGCATCAACCTCGGCATCCGCCGTCGCCTGGCGCCGCTGCTGGAGCGCGACCGCCGCCGCATCGAACTGATGACCTCGCTGCTGCTGAGCATGCCCGGCACGCCGGTGCTGTACTACGGCGACGAAATCGGCATGGGCGACAACATCCATCTCGGCGATCGCGATGGCGTGCGCACGCCGATGCAGTGGTCGATCGACCGCAATGGCGGCTTCTCGCGTGCCGATCCCGCGGCGCTGGTGTTGCCGCCGATCATGGATCCGCTGTACGGCTTCCAGGCGGTGAACGTGGAGGCGCAGCAGCGCGACCAGTATTCGCTGCTGACCTGGACCCGGCGCATCCTGTCGGTGCGCAAGCGCTACCGCGCGTTCGGTCGCGGCACGCTGCGCTTCCTGTATCCCGGCAATCGCCGCCTGCTCGCCTACCTGCGCTGCCACGAGGACGAGACCGTGCTGTGCGTGGCCAACCTCTCGCACACGCTGCAGGCGGTGGAACTGGACCTGTCCGAATTCGAGGGCCGGGTGCCGGTGGACATCCTCGGTGGCGGCAGCTTCCCGCCGATCGGGCGCCTGACCTATCTGCTTACCGTGCCGGCGTTCGGGTTCTACGCCTTCCAGTTGGTCGGCAATGCGACGTTGCCGGACTGGCACGTGCCGGCGCCGGTGCCGCTGCCGGATTACCAGACCCTGGTGCTGCGCAGCACCGTGGACAGCGCCGGCCTGCAGGCGCATCTGCCGACGCTGGAGCGCGACATCCTGCCGGCGTGGCTCACCACCCGGCGCTGGTTCGCGGCCAAGGATCGCGCGCTGCGCAGCGTGCGCATCGCGCGGCGCACGCCGCTGTCAGGCGGCGACGGCCTGACCCTGCTGGAGATCGAGGCGGAGCTGGACGATGGCGCGCACGAGCGCTACATCCTGCCGCTGGGCATCGTCTGGGAGCGCGAGCAGCCGAGCGTACTGGCCGAACAACTGGCACTGGCGCGCGTGCGCCACGGCCGCGAGGTGGGCTACCTGACCGATGCCTTCGCGCTGAAGCCCTTCACCCTGAGCATGCTCGCCGCGCTGCGCGACAAGGCGGAACTGCGCGTGGACGGCGAGGCCGGCGCCGAGGCGACCGCGGAGCGCATCCGCTTCTGCCCGACGCCGGCGCTGCAGCGCGTGGACATCCCCACCGACCCGGAGATCCGCTGGTTGTCGGCGGAGCAGAGCAACAGCTCGCTGATCGTCGGCGACGCAGCGGTGTTCAAGCTGCTGCGTCGCGTGTCGGCCGGCATCAACCCGGAGATCGAGATCGGCGAGCGCCTCACCGCGCTGGGCTATGCCAACGCGGCGCCGCTGCTGGGCCATGTCGCCCGCGTGGAGGCCGACGGCAGCGAGACCACGCTGGCCCTGCTGCAGGGCTTCGTGCGCAACCAGGGCGATGCCTGGCGCTGGACGCTGGACCACTTGTCACGCGGTGCCGAGGAATACGACGCCGCCCAGGACGATGCCGCGCGGCTGGAGAGTGTGGCCGGCTACGACGCCTTCGCCGCCCTGGTCGGCCGGCGCCTGGCCGAACTGCACGCGGTGCTGGCGCAACCCACCGACGCGCCCGCCTTCGCGCCGCAGCCGGTGGACGCGGCCGCCGCGCAGCAGGTGGTGGACGGCGTGGTGCACGAGGTGCAGGCCATGTGGGACACCTTGCTGGCGCATCGCGACGCCAACGACGACCCGGCCGAACATGCCGCGATGGACAGCCTGCTGGCCGAGCGTGCGCGCCTGGACGCCTGGCTGCAGCAGGCACCGTCGCTGTTGTCCGGTGCGCTGCTGACCCGCGTGCATGGCGATTTCCACCTCGGCCAGATCCTGGTCGCGTTCGACGACGTGGTGCTGATCGACTTCGAAGGCGAGCCGGCCAAGTCGCTGGACGAACGCCGCGCCAAGGCCAGCCCGCTGCATGACGTGGCCGGCTTCCTGCGTTCGCTCGACTACGCCAGCGAAGTGTCCGCGCGCGGCGAGGAGGGCACCGCCGCGCGTGTGGGCGCGGGCCTGGACACCGCGCAGGAGGCGTTCCTGGCCGCGTTCCGCAGTCGCGCCAGCGCCGCGTTCCTGGCCGCCTATCGCGGCGTGCTCGACGCCAGTCCGCACCCATGGGTGGCACCGGCCGCGTTCGAGGCCACCACCTTGCTTTTCCTGATCGAGAAGGCCTGCTACGAAATTCGCTACGAGGCCGCCAACCGCCCGGCATGGATCATGGTGCCCATACAGGGACTGTTGCGCATACTCGACCGCTTTCCCGCGCCCCAGGAGTCGATTCGATGA